The Lacerta agilis isolate rLacAgi1 chromosome 5, rLacAgi1.pri, whole genome shotgun sequence genome has a segment encoding these proteins:
- the LRRC27 gene encoding leucine-rich repeat-containing protein 27 isoform X3, whose product MEEKWTSSETDGAGGDNPENKRRGDSDSGSSSRICQALDKLESDSTVSLDLSRKDLQHLTDDIYKLLNLRHLHLEGNVLSVVPEDFFQNVPNLVWLDLRYNKIKELPPGIGCHKQLKTLLLERNPIKRLPVELGNISSLTALNLRHCPLEFPPLEVIQKGLPAILSFLQRMSGENLDYREAATPDLPSPLQEEAKAIVREYKRKCDKPPDRRKAFNDLWRQMSCLKIPPVEKLNLTDFTKSSLDLSDGWPNEEEMVRFQKLRDELIQDEREEYLDNKMVPNESMPSLRRPKTKEKLSRKSSMFSCRDKEVLQKWRRRSRMMKEKGVSYSFDKEDTEVSRNAPYATDNMKNHDKPEDWKETSKQDEQMEMTLNLMKTTDELRAAKRKEVENRIRQHTQMMKERRKRLTGIPQEDMERAKEDYEIAENLEQQLVNLKRDLNQEYRFTAFTGEVEPPENPLPINKPPNIFSKMTF is encoded by the exons ATGGAGGAAAAGTGGACTTCCTCAGAAACTGATGGTGCTGGTGGTGATAATCCAGAAAACAAAAGGAGAGGTGATTCTGATTCTGGTTCATCAAGTCGTATCTGCCAGGCTCTTGACAAGCTTGAGTCTGATTCTACAGTCTCTCTGGATCTGAGTAGAAAAGATCTACAGCATCTAACGGATGACATATACAAGTTACTTAACCTTAGA CATTTGCATCTGGAAGGAAATGTCCTGTCTGTAGTTCCTGAGGATTTCTTTCAAAATGTGCCAAACCTTGTTTGGCTCGATCTGCGTTACAACAAAATTAAAGAGCTTCCCCCTGGAATTGGATGCCACAA gcAATTGAAAACGCTGCTGTTAGAAAGAAATCCTATTAAAAGATTGCCTGTTGAGCTTG GTAACATAAGTTCACTTACAGCTTTGAATCTCAGGCATTGTCCCCTAGAATTTCCTCCTCTTGAGGTGATACAGAAGGGCCTGCCAGCCATTCTATCCTTCCTTCAAAGGATGAGTGGTGAGAATCTTGACTATAGAGAAGCTGCTACTCCAG ATTTGCCTTCTCCACTACAAGAAGAAGCAAAGGCCATTGTTAGAGAATATAAAAGAAAATGCGACAAACCACCAGATCGCAGGAAAGCCTTCAACGATTTGTGGAGACAGATGAGCTGCCTTA AAATTCCTCCTGTTGAAAAGTTAAACTTGACAGACTTCACGAAATCTAGTTTGGATTTGTCAGACGGATGGCCTAATGAAGAGGAAATGGTACGGTTTCAGAAGCTAAGAGACGAACTTATACAAGATGAAAGAGAGGAGTACCTGGATAACAAAATGGTACCCAATGAATCCATGCCTTCGTTAAGAAGACCAAAGACTAAAGAGAAGCTCTCTCGTAAATCATCCATGTTTTCATGCAG AGATAAAGAAGTGCTTCAGAAATGGAGGAGACGGAGCAGGATGATGAAAGAGAAGGGTGTATCATACTCATTCGATAAAGAAGACACTGAG GTTTCTCGAAACGCACCTTACGCAACAGACAATATGAAGAATCACGACAAGCCGGAAGACTGgaaagaaacaagcaagcaagatgAACAAATGGAGATGACCCTAAACTTAATGAAAACAACAGACGAGTTAAG AGCAGCCAAACGCAAGGAAGTGGAGAACCGCATCAGACAGCACACACAAATgatgaaagaaagaaggaaaaggttAACAGGGATCCCTCAAGAGGATATGGAGAGAGCAAAAGAAGACTATGAGATT GCTGAAAACCTAGAACAGCAGCTAGTAAATCTGAAAAGAGACCTGAATCAGGAGTATCGTTTCACTGCCTTTACAGGAGAAGTGGAACCACCAGAGAATCCACTGCCTATCAACAAGCCTCCAAATATCTTTtctaaaatgacattttaa
- the LRRC27 gene encoding leucine-rich repeat-containing protein 27 isoform X1 produces the protein MEEKWTSSETDGAGGDNPENKRRGDSDSGSSSRICQALDKLESDSTVSLDLSRKDLQHLTDDIYKLLNLRHLHLEGNVLSVVPEDFFQNVPNLVWLDLRYNKIKELPPGIGCHKQLKTLLLERNPIKRLPVELGNISSLTALNLRHCPLEFPPLEVIQKGLPAILSFLQRMSGENLDYREAATPDLPSPLQEEAKAIVREYKRKCDKPPDRRKAFNDLWRQMSCLKIPPVEKLNLTDFTKSSLDLSDGWPNEEEMVRFQKLRDELIQDEREEYLDNKMVPNESMPSLRRPKTKEKLSRKSSMFSCRTLARGKKTLFPAVSSYDVLIQSKKVEQCRLAALKEMKEKQALIEQRRKDKEVLQKWRRRSRMMKEKGVSYSFDKEDTEVSRNAPYATDNMKNHDKPEDWKETSKQDEQMEMTLNLMKTTDELRAAKRKEVENRIRQHTQMMKERRKRLTGIPQEDMERAKEDYEIAENLEQQLVNLKRDLNQEYRFTAFTGEVEPPENPLPINKPPNIFSKMTF, from the exons ATGGAGGAAAAGTGGACTTCCTCAGAAACTGATGGTGCTGGTGGTGATAATCCAGAAAACAAAAGGAGAGGTGATTCTGATTCTGGTTCATCAAGTCGTATCTGCCAGGCTCTTGACAAGCTTGAGTCTGATTCTACAGTCTCTCTGGATCTGAGTAGAAAAGATCTACAGCATCTAACGGATGACATATACAAGTTACTTAACCTTAGA CATTTGCATCTGGAAGGAAATGTCCTGTCTGTAGTTCCTGAGGATTTCTTTCAAAATGTGCCAAACCTTGTTTGGCTCGATCTGCGTTACAACAAAATTAAAGAGCTTCCCCCTGGAATTGGATGCCACAA gcAATTGAAAACGCTGCTGTTAGAAAGAAATCCTATTAAAAGATTGCCTGTTGAGCTTG GTAACATAAGTTCACTTACAGCTTTGAATCTCAGGCATTGTCCCCTAGAATTTCCTCCTCTTGAGGTGATACAGAAGGGCCTGCCAGCCATTCTATCCTTCCTTCAAAGGATGAGTGGTGAGAATCTTGACTATAGAGAAGCTGCTACTCCAG ATTTGCCTTCTCCACTACAAGAAGAAGCAAAGGCCATTGTTAGAGAATATAAAAGAAAATGCGACAAACCACCAGATCGCAGGAAAGCCTTCAACGATTTGTGGAGACAGATGAGCTGCCTTA AAATTCCTCCTGTTGAAAAGTTAAACTTGACAGACTTCACGAAATCTAGTTTGGATTTGTCAGACGGATGGCCTAATGAAGAGGAAATGGTACGGTTTCAGAAGCTAAGAGACGAACTTATACAAGATGAAAGAGAGGAGTACCTGGATAACAAAATGGTACCCAATGAATCCATGCCTTCGTTAAGAAGACCAAAGACTAAAGAGAAGCTCTCTCGTAAATCATCCATGTTTTCATGCAG GACTTTGGCAAGAGGCAAGAAGACCCTGTTCCCTGCAGTTTCATCATACGATGTGCTCATTCAGAGTAAGAAGGTAGAGCAGTGCCGATTGGCAGCGCTAAAGGAGATGAAGGAGAAACAAGCTTTAATTGAACAGCGGAGGAA AGATAAAGAAGTGCTTCAGAAATGGAGGAGACGGAGCAGGATGATGAAAGAGAAGGGTGTATCATACTCATTCGATAAAGAAGACACTGAG GTTTCTCGAAACGCACCTTACGCAACAGACAATATGAAGAATCACGACAAGCCGGAAGACTGgaaagaaacaagcaagcaagatgAACAAATGGAGATGACCCTAAACTTAATGAAAACAACAGACGAGTTAAG AGCAGCCAAACGCAAGGAAGTGGAGAACCGCATCAGACAGCACACACAAATgatgaaagaaagaaggaaaaggttAACAGGGATCCCTCAAGAGGATATGGAGAGAGCAAAAGAAGACTATGAGATT GCTGAAAACCTAGAACAGCAGCTAGTAAATCTGAAAAGAGACCTGAATCAGGAGTATCGTTTCACTGCCTTTACAGGAGAAGTGGAACCACCAGAGAATCCACTGCCTATCAACAAGCCTCCAAATATCTTTtctaaaatgacattttaa
- the LRRC27 gene encoding leucine-rich repeat-containing protein 27 isoform X5, whose amino-acid sequence MEEKWTSSETDGAGGDNPENKRRGDSDSGSSSRICQALDKLESDSTVSLDLSRKDLQHLTDDIYKLLNLRHLHLEGNVLSVVPEDFFQNVPNLVWLDLRYNKIKELPPGIGCHKQLKTLLLERNPIKRLPVELEIPPVEKLNLTDFTKSSLDLSDGWPNEEEMVRFQKLRDELIQDEREEYLDNKMVPNESMPSLRRPKTKEKLSRKSSMFSCRTLARGKKTLFPAVSSYDVLIQSKKVEQCRLAALKEMKEKQALIEQRRKDKEVLQKWRRRSRMMKEKGVSYSFDKEDTEVSRNAPYATDNMKNHDKPEDWKETSKQDEQMEMTLNLMKTTDELRAAKRKEVENRIRQHTQMMKERRKRLTGIPQEDMERAKEDYEIAENLEQQLVNLKRDLNQEYRFTAFTGEVEPPENPLPINKPPNIFSKMTF is encoded by the exons ATGGAGGAAAAGTGGACTTCCTCAGAAACTGATGGTGCTGGTGGTGATAATCCAGAAAACAAAAGGAGAGGTGATTCTGATTCTGGTTCATCAAGTCGTATCTGCCAGGCTCTTGACAAGCTTGAGTCTGATTCTACAGTCTCTCTGGATCTGAGTAGAAAAGATCTACAGCATCTAACGGATGACATATACAAGTTACTTAACCTTAGA CATTTGCATCTGGAAGGAAATGTCCTGTCTGTAGTTCCTGAGGATTTCTTTCAAAATGTGCCAAACCTTGTTTGGCTCGATCTGCGTTACAACAAAATTAAAGAGCTTCCCCCTGGAATTGGATGCCACAA gcAATTGAAAACGCTGCTGTTAGAAAGAAATCCTATTAAAAGATTGCCTGTTGAGCTTG AAATTCCTCCTGTTGAAAAGTTAAACTTGACAGACTTCACGAAATCTAGTTTGGATTTGTCAGACGGATGGCCTAATGAAGAGGAAATGGTACGGTTTCAGAAGCTAAGAGACGAACTTATACAAGATGAAAGAGAGGAGTACCTGGATAACAAAATGGTACCCAATGAATCCATGCCTTCGTTAAGAAGACCAAAGACTAAAGAGAAGCTCTCTCGTAAATCATCCATGTTTTCATGCAG GACTTTGGCAAGAGGCAAGAAGACCCTGTTCCCTGCAGTTTCATCATACGATGTGCTCATTCAGAGTAAGAAGGTAGAGCAGTGCCGATTGGCAGCGCTAAAGGAGATGAAGGAGAAACAAGCTTTAATTGAACAGCGGAGGAA AGATAAAGAAGTGCTTCAGAAATGGAGGAGACGGAGCAGGATGATGAAAGAGAAGGGTGTATCATACTCATTCGATAAAGAAGACACTGAG GTTTCTCGAAACGCACCTTACGCAACAGACAATATGAAGAATCACGACAAGCCGGAAGACTGgaaagaaacaagcaagcaagatgAACAAATGGAGATGACCCTAAACTTAATGAAAACAACAGACGAGTTAAG AGCAGCCAAACGCAAGGAAGTGGAGAACCGCATCAGACAGCACACACAAATgatgaaagaaagaaggaaaaggttAACAGGGATCCCTCAAGAGGATATGGAGAGAGCAAAAGAAGACTATGAGATT GCTGAAAACCTAGAACAGCAGCTAGTAAATCTGAAAAGAGACCTGAATCAGGAGTATCGTTTCACTGCCTTTACAGGAGAAGTGGAACCACCAGAGAATCCACTGCCTATCAACAAGCCTCCAAATATCTTTtctaaaatgacattttaa
- the LRRC27 gene encoding leucine-rich repeat-containing protein 27 isoform X2 — translation MEEKWTSSETDGAGGDNPENKRRGDSDSGSSSRICQALDKLESDSTVSLDLSRKDLQHLTDDIYKLLNLRHLHLEGNVLSVVPEDFFQNVPNLVWLDLRYNKIKELPPGIGCHKQLKTLLLERNPIKRLPVELGNISSLTALNLRHCPLEFPPLEVIQKGLPAILSFLQRMSGENLDYREAATPEIPPVEKLNLTDFTKSSLDLSDGWPNEEEMVRFQKLRDELIQDEREEYLDNKMVPNESMPSLRRPKTKEKLSRKSSMFSCRTLARGKKTLFPAVSSYDVLIQSKKVEQCRLAALKEMKEKQALIEQRRKDKEVLQKWRRRSRMMKEKGVSYSFDKEDTEVSRNAPYATDNMKNHDKPEDWKETSKQDEQMEMTLNLMKTTDELRAAKRKEVENRIRQHTQMMKERRKRLTGIPQEDMERAKEDYEIAENLEQQLVNLKRDLNQEYRFTAFTGEVEPPENPLPINKPPNIFSKMTF, via the exons ATGGAGGAAAAGTGGACTTCCTCAGAAACTGATGGTGCTGGTGGTGATAATCCAGAAAACAAAAGGAGAGGTGATTCTGATTCTGGTTCATCAAGTCGTATCTGCCAGGCTCTTGACAAGCTTGAGTCTGATTCTACAGTCTCTCTGGATCTGAGTAGAAAAGATCTACAGCATCTAACGGATGACATATACAAGTTACTTAACCTTAGA CATTTGCATCTGGAAGGAAATGTCCTGTCTGTAGTTCCTGAGGATTTCTTTCAAAATGTGCCAAACCTTGTTTGGCTCGATCTGCGTTACAACAAAATTAAAGAGCTTCCCCCTGGAATTGGATGCCACAA gcAATTGAAAACGCTGCTGTTAGAAAGAAATCCTATTAAAAGATTGCCTGTTGAGCTTG GTAACATAAGTTCACTTACAGCTTTGAATCTCAGGCATTGTCCCCTAGAATTTCCTCCTCTTGAGGTGATACAGAAGGGCCTGCCAGCCATTCTATCCTTCCTTCAAAGGATGAGTGGTGAGAATCTTGACTATAGAGAAGCTGCTACTCCAG AAATTCCTCCTGTTGAAAAGTTAAACTTGACAGACTTCACGAAATCTAGTTTGGATTTGTCAGACGGATGGCCTAATGAAGAGGAAATGGTACGGTTTCAGAAGCTAAGAGACGAACTTATACAAGATGAAAGAGAGGAGTACCTGGATAACAAAATGGTACCCAATGAATCCATGCCTTCGTTAAGAAGACCAAAGACTAAAGAGAAGCTCTCTCGTAAATCATCCATGTTTTCATGCAG GACTTTGGCAAGAGGCAAGAAGACCCTGTTCCCTGCAGTTTCATCATACGATGTGCTCATTCAGAGTAAGAAGGTAGAGCAGTGCCGATTGGCAGCGCTAAAGGAGATGAAGGAGAAACAAGCTTTAATTGAACAGCGGAGGAA AGATAAAGAAGTGCTTCAGAAATGGAGGAGACGGAGCAGGATGATGAAAGAGAAGGGTGTATCATACTCATTCGATAAAGAAGACACTGAG GTTTCTCGAAACGCACCTTACGCAACAGACAATATGAAGAATCACGACAAGCCGGAAGACTGgaaagaaacaagcaagcaagatgAACAAATGGAGATGACCCTAAACTTAATGAAAACAACAGACGAGTTAAG AGCAGCCAAACGCAAGGAAGTGGAGAACCGCATCAGACAGCACACACAAATgatgaaagaaagaaggaaaaggttAACAGGGATCCCTCAAGAGGATATGGAGAGAGCAAAAGAAGACTATGAGATT GCTGAAAACCTAGAACAGCAGCTAGTAAATCTGAAAAGAGACCTGAATCAGGAGTATCGTTTCACTGCCTTTACAGGAGAAGTGGAACCACCAGAGAATCCACTGCCTATCAACAAGCCTCCAAATATCTTTtctaaaatgacattttaa
- the LRRC27 gene encoding leucine-rich repeat-containing protein 27 isoform X4, with amino-acid sequence MEEKWTSSETDGAGGDNPENKRRGDSDSGSSSRICQALDKLESDSTVSLDLSRKDLQHLTDDIYKLLNLRHLHLEGNVLSVVPEDFFQNVPNLVWLDLRYNKIKELPPGIGCHKQLKTLLLERNPIKRLPVELGNISSLTALNLRHCPLEFPPLEVIQKGLPAILSFLQRMSGENLDYREAATPDLPSPLQEEAKAIVREYKRKCDKPPDRRKAFNDLWRQMSCLKIPPVEKLNLTDFTKSSLDLSDGWPNEEEMVRFQKLRDELIQDEREEYLDNKMVPNESMPSLRRPKTKEKLSRKSSMFSCRTLARGKKTLFPAVSSYDVLIQSKKVEQCRLAALKEMKEKQALIEQRRKDKEVLQKWRRRSRMMKEKGVSYSFDKEDTEVSRNAPYATDNMKNHDKPEDWKETSKQDEQMEMTLNLMKTTDELSQTQGSGEPHQTAHTNDERKKEKVNRDPSRGYGESKRRL; translated from the exons ATGGAGGAAAAGTGGACTTCCTCAGAAACTGATGGTGCTGGTGGTGATAATCCAGAAAACAAAAGGAGAGGTGATTCTGATTCTGGTTCATCAAGTCGTATCTGCCAGGCTCTTGACAAGCTTGAGTCTGATTCTACAGTCTCTCTGGATCTGAGTAGAAAAGATCTACAGCATCTAACGGATGACATATACAAGTTACTTAACCTTAGA CATTTGCATCTGGAAGGAAATGTCCTGTCTGTAGTTCCTGAGGATTTCTTTCAAAATGTGCCAAACCTTGTTTGGCTCGATCTGCGTTACAACAAAATTAAAGAGCTTCCCCCTGGAATTGGATGCCACAA gcAATTGAAAACGCTGCTGTTAGAAAGAAATCCTATTAAAAGATTGCCTGTTGAGCTTG GTAACATAAGTTCACTTACAGCTTTGAATCTCAGGCATTGTCCCCTAGAATTTCCTCCTCTTGAGGTGATACAGAAGGGCCTGCCAGCCATTCTATCCTTCCTTCAAAGGATGAGTGGTGAGAATCTTGACTATAGAGAAGCTGCTACTCCAG ATTTGCCTTCTCCACTACAAGAAGAAGCAAAGGCCATTGTTAGAGAATATAAAAGAAAATGCGACAAACCACCAGATCGCAGGAAAGCCTTCAACGATTTGTGGAGACAGATGAGCTGCCTTA AAATTCCTCCTGTTGAAAAGTTAAACTTGACAGACTTCACGAAATCTAGTTTGGATTTGTCAGACGGATGGCCTAATGAAGAGGAAATGGTACGGTTTCAGAAGCTAAGAGACGAACTTATACAAGATGAAAGAGAGGAGTACCTGGATAACAAAATGGTACCCAATGAATCCATGCCTTCGTTAAGAAGACCAAAGACTAAAGAGAAGCTCTCTCGTAAATCATCCATGTTTTCATGCAG GACTTTGGCAAGAGGCAAGAAGACCCTGTTCCCTGCAGTTTCATCATACGATGTGCTCATTCAGAGTAAGAAGGTAGAGCAGTGCCGATTGGCAGCGCTAAAGGAGATGAAGGAGAAACAAGCTTTAATTGAACAGCGGAGGAA AGATAAAGAAGTGCTTCAGAAATGGAGGAGACGGAGCAGGATGATGAAAGAGAAGGGTGTATCATACTCATTCGATAAAGAAGACACTGAG GTTTCTCGAAACGCACCTTACGCAACAGACAATATGAAGAATCACGACAAGCCGGAAGACTGgaaagaaacaagcaagcaagatgAACAAATGGAGATGACCCTAAACTTAATGAAAACAACAGACGAGTTAAG CCAAACGCAAGGAAGTGGAGAACCGCATCAGACAGCACACACAAATgatgaaagaaagaaggaaaaggttAACAGGGATCCCTCAAGAGGATATGGAGAGAGCAAAAGAAGACTATGA